Proteins found in one Deinococcus aestuarii genomic segment:
- a CDS encoding ParA family protein, producing MKVITFFNHAGGVGKTSSVRDIGFTLAQLGHRVLLIDADPQANLTDWLGVRRIDRDGVSRDVELGDTLYPAVLGDDDAEYALPEPVRAHGLDLIPGHLDVATIEPVLPGQLMGVLRLKEALRSLTGRYDFVLIDPPPSLGQLSALAVIAARYVVVPVPASGKGLKGLQTVVQMLARFRKANPELTLAMILVTQYNDTTNHSRESLAQLRAGFGHLAPISAPLAYRPALYPDSQLHGEPLPAYSHRSPAVGEIMLATEQLLAALGVSAHA from the coding sequence ATGAAGGTCATCACGTTTTTCAACCATGCGGGCGGCGTGGGCAAGACCAGCAGCGTGCGCGACATCGGGTTCACGCTGGCTCAGCTCGGCCACCGCGTGCTCCTGATCGACGCTGACCCGCAGGCCAACCTCACCGACTGGCTGGGTGTGCGCAGGATCGACCGGGATGGCGTCTCCCGTGACGTCGAACTTGGCGACACGCTGTACCCGGCCGTGCTCGGGGACGACGATGCGGAGTACGCGTTGCCCGAACCCGTGCGTGCGCACGGTCTCGACCTGATCCCCGGCCACCTGGACGTCGCCACCATCGAGCCGGTCTTGCCGGGGCAGTTGATGGGCGTGCTGCGCCTCAAGGAGGCCCTGCGATCCCTGACGGGACGGTACGACTTCGTGCTGATCGATCCACCCCCGAGCCTGGGTCAGCTCAGCGCGCTCGCGGTGATCGCCGCCCGCTACGTGGTGGTGCCGGTCCCCGCGAGCGGCAAGGGGCTCAAGGGCCTCCAGACGGTGGTCCAGATGCTGGCGCGCTTCCGCAAGGCCAACCCGGAGCTGACCCTCGCCATGATCCTGGTGACGCAGTACAACGACACGACCAACCACAGCCGGGAGAGCCTGGCTCAACTGCGGGCGGGCTTCGGCCACCTCGCGCCCATCAGCGCGCCCCTGGCGTATCGGCCCGCCCTGTACCCGGATTCGCAACTGCACGGGGAGCCGCTGCCCGCCTACTCCCACCGCAGCCCGGCGGTGGGGGAAATCATGCTGGCGACCGAACAACTCCTCGCGGCCCTGGGGGTGAGCGCCCATGCCTAG